In Argopecten irradians isolate NY chromosome 11, Ai_NY, whole genome shotgun sequence, one DNA window encodes the following:
- the LOC138334785 gene encoding uncharacterized protein, with translation MDYFIILILFALVRDSLAELCLSSSRYSYYSYYTYCSGGCCGGYYYDQYCCSSLEVGTIAGIVIGCIFALAIIIVVVICICAQCNKKKTGVVVSTNRNTNPQPQNTVAFVSTSTYNTQPVGYVQPPPAYPPPNQLYGPSAYPPGTSDPAYPPPNTAPPAYPGTPQKN, from the exons ATGGATTATTTCATCATACTGATTCTATTTGCTTTGGTTAGAG actccctaGCTGAATTGTGTCTCTCCTCGAGTCGCTATAGCTACTATAGTTACTATACCTACTGTAGTGGAGGATGCTGTGGTGGATACTACTATGACCAGTACTGCTGTAGTTCTCTGGA AGTTGGAACTATAGCTGGCATAGTGATAGGCTGTATATTTGCCCTGGCCATTATAATTGTCGTTGTGATTTGCATCTGCGCCCAGTGTAATAAGAAAAAGACAGGCGTAGTGGTCAGTACCAACAGAAATACGAACCCACAACCACAGAATACAGTGGCATTTG TTTCGACATCTACGTATAACACACAGCCGGTAGGTTATGTGCAGCCTCCTCCAGCTTACCCTCCACCGAACCAGCTGTACGGACCGTCAGCATACCCCCCGGGCACCAGTGACCCAGCTTACCCCCCACCTAACACAGCGCCACCCGCATACCCAGGCACACCCCAGAAAAACTAA
- the LOC138334411 gene encoding phthioceranic/hydroxyphthioceranic acid synthase-like: MEEVEEIAIVGIGCRFPGANNLKEFWKVLVNGENHVNEIPGDRWNLDAIYDPDPDAYGKTYVRRAGLLSKHDIWDNVFFGIAEKEASEMDPQQRYVLECVHMALEDGGITRKELDGSPTSVYIGAMNSDSKTSKDGDYSLLSNYSVTGDAASIITARVSYNYNLLGPSLTIDTACSSSLVAVNLATQSLRIGESSMAICGGVNSILYPDMFVTLTKARMASPTGQCQAFSSKADGYARGEGCGIIILERLSDAIKNGRHIWATIRTGCNQDGQTAKPITAPSEVQQQRLLDDIYLHSYNINPSDVQYIEAHGTGTPIGDPVEVNSLGRFFKDYPIQNESMEQQRFIGSVKTNIGHLESGAGAASLIKTLLMMEHGQIVPSLHSLPRNKKIDFESYELDVPTSLHPWPTLQDGTRAACINCFGFGGTNSHAFVRQWVQSPTIPAITTDNRDKLNCVPISAKSPTCLLNTMKHMVKRLTEEPCSLQELSYTASCKRDHHRYRRMFIEPSVTDLIKSCNDTIDMISNSTITPGKNYRTVYVFCGVGTAWTKMGMELVQDFAVFADTLKRIDTYLTPLTGWSIAEKIRSGADMGDPFISHIGIFACQVGLSELWKQWGICPDAIVGQSVGEVAAAYSSGVLSLGDAVKVIYHRSRLLAESSGGRMMVVRNTSTTTIADICNKVGNVNIAVHSSPVACTITGGDTQVEEVKSLILEDAKKANDIPFFHELKVGCAYHSYKVETAAARIKENLEGIKANAPNIPLYSTVTGKMAEDFGTPEYWQQNVACPVMFHQALQESTNEKSTLFLEIGPKPVLKAHLSDIFKDEDVTTIPSMKLNSGTSQVHTTLSGLYAFGINPSWESIVDKQKLSDLPQYQFDGKKLMVESDYRFLRKQGLIDDSSGRYLMLTQKDKEGEFKVNLSPNSTPFVYDHVIDDAVIIPGAVYSEVAYELGMNVLGIAAENMHVEYDIVRAIPLSKGKPATLDMVSDITETKDGLTTIIFTVSKDDITVAKGSVTNRNDTKKHMVPIEDICVRTGKHMERQEIYSDLAKYGYKYGPPVQILESITFDKDECTGYINLTDDVSKQMNQTSFHPAVLDAMLHSSALNFLSNQKDSSYKIYPIRVGSISVLRPFDKRMICYTQTIQKVYDRIITNIILTRMDGVVLAEVKEIEHRTMDGSIGVNNLAYQITWAEEDISEVNCDAKEINKKVTICYNDTSVLHTLRNVYPLGESFRMHDVADDPSSMISATQSKDVEMILFVPDSKFDQNSQSSEEVFRKVCESCEAFLNAMKTLKDVDKTVIVVTENTQTNGSETGAAQRNVFGAELWGFSRSLRQEGTKCRTILIDVQPSIVSEVKTLYKAIQYLTSGQVATLTECLIVEEQLYSNFLRRRPQSGLQNEHRILSNDTHLDLQLRSTTADRIENPFLIPADHPCETGKNEICLMVDEVCIHSPSDFCVTELDSSLDKSLWSDYKEGYPVIGLEFLGTIKSSKHSKSRRMVACYPTKISNRISVPEQCMCEVANLSMYTPGLIINSMLMWTIGLKVKRKSSVCIVTNSNPDDDAAVVLLRDILKAVKHCQVDVKAIEELEDDEEDASECKVFVVFEKYSKAKLSCILKPGHTVIGFDDVLSCLSNQAIQLNSCKINVHVLKKRNVFEEQNIMKRFPKVKKWLERRRKHQALSENAKNALQLQTLKLSSAKSGEKGDMDTMAMRDKLIHRNAAYVVIGGMTGLGWEIVKWLGYQGAGVVVPLSRKGRIPEMEEKLQNAMDLHKYKIVPMSCNVANYADVEKTFSDIKAEYPHHPIKGIFQGAGVLRDTRIETMTMDKFKEVLQPKVLGTWNLHLASKDLLLDFFVMHSSTTSVFGNAGQTNYGAANSFMDSLAVYRRANNMPGQSINWGALAIGMANDENIRNNLEAQGYYVLETDNIKECLLDSLVRNHSQVVYGLFDWSVIGKNPAMMRTSAFDKDETSVAGKSGQRRAENVVLDIAKFIETPFDEQRQILANLLFDSVSRVLSMDIGELDEKQNLLGLGMESQKAVELIQVMKEATGCRLPVAYILSPDYTIGMLIDFAHSNIIDTFNKEESGTLEMKEDVTGSPSYMEKFYIDMHKRNAQDRSVWFSIDFKLGIGLSNLDVWRAVLRWITIRNPELRTVYHLTNQRVRFGMKKNVLDPEDAKIDLRVVDTTEITKDWTEEDIAKYCTFDITADPPLRVLYGNSGKRHLVRFVMSHVTFDLQSFLTLLPQFRSDFLTYFFKKDIAVTPVEVPDISELMEERLDADRFFLEDFWKGELNKIKSIPSLARSGAPALTPTETAKISLNFPRQLVEKILANDHSVTAPILMFCLYQVLLHRITGVSAIPVVLTVDMRRHFPEFIERIFLGTNYVPVITEFRDGQATLRELIAKCSSQVALTGTGSLYPYLLIKKNQAFTEHCCRHFFNVREIAFHGDRNTEFTDYSMDNAGYSTDFLNEIETALNVVTDRQAASMELVLSYNPTIVSASTAKNMVDDLLLLACMSVTKSDFRLDEIPLESCVSDASDKMDQHLSTVQFVKETSNGWEHPAHLTVDLEKKVPQIAWVNPGSKEKSARSKIPVQSVLNVDTGKVYDSWCLIIQTHKRRYCFKAPDYPMVQAWRARIRKLLTRNRSKADEMKPLMGRSIMSADEFAA, translated from the exons ATGGAAGAGGTGGAAGAGATAGCTATAGTCGGTATCGGCTGCCGCTTTCCTGGCGCCAACAACCTTAAAGAATTCTGGAAAGTTCTGGTGAATGGAGAAAACCATGTAAATGAAATTCCAGGAGATCGATGGAACCTGGATGCCATCTACGATCCGGATCCGGACGCCTATGGAAAAACTTACGTCCGCCGGGCAGGACTTTTGTCAAA gCATGACATTTGGGACAATGTTTTCTTCGGTATCGCCGAAAAGGAGGCCTCAGAAATGGACCCCCAGCAGCGTTACGTCCTGGAATGTGTGCACATGGCCCTGGAGGATGGCGGGATCACAAGGAAAGAGCTGGATGGTTCGCCAACAAGTGTTTATATTGGCGCCATGAATAGTGACTCTAAGACCTCCAAGGATGGGGACTACTCCCTATTGAGTAACTACTCCGTGACTGGAGACGCGGCCAGCATCATCACGGCTCGAGTGTCATACAACTATAACTTACTGGGTCCATCACTAACTATCGACACAGCCTGTTCCTCATCACTCGTGGCTGTCAACCTGGCAACACAATCTCTCAGAATTG GTGAGTCGTCCATGGCGATCTGTGGAGGTGTCAACAGTATTTTATACCCAGACATGTTTGTGACCCTGACGAAGGCCCGGATGGCGTCCCCTACTGGCCAGTGCCAGGCATTCTCCTCTAAAGCCGACGGATATGCCCGGGGGGAGGGATGTGGAATCATTATACTGGAGAGACTCAGCGAT GCTATCAAAAATGGCCGACATATATGGGCTACCATCCGTACAGGATGTAACCAGGATGGACAGACAGCGAAACCCATCACAGCACCGTCTGAGGTCCAGCAACAACGCCTTCTAGATGACATATATCTACATTCGTACAATATCAACCCCAGTGATGTCCAGTATATAGAGGCCCATG GTACCGGAACTCCCATCGGTGACCCCGTCGAGGTCAATAGTCTGGGTAGATTCTTTAAAGACTATCCAATACAGAACGAGAGCATGGAACAACAACGATTTATCGGCTCTGTCAAAACCAACATCGGTCATCTGGAATCCGGAGCTGGGGCTGCAAGTCTAATTAAGACACTTCTTATGATGGAACACGGACAAATAGTACCATCTCTCCATTCTCTTCCTCGAAACAAAAAAATCGATTTTGAGAGCTATGAACTTGATGTGCCAACATCACTTCATCCGTGGCCTACTCTACAAGATGGTACCAGAGCTGCCTGCATCAATTGCTTCGGATTTGGTGGAACAAATAGCCACGCCTTTGTCAGACAGTGGGTGCAGAGCCCTACTATACCAGCGATCACAACCGACAATAGAGATAAGTTAAATTGTGTTCCAATTTCAGCCAAGTCTCCTACATGTCTTCTAAATACGATGAAACACATGGTTAAAAGACTGACAGAAGAACCATGTAGCTTACAGGAACTATCATATACTGCTTCCTGCAAACGCGATCATCATCGATATCGCCGCATGTTCATCGAACCCAGCGTCACCGATCTCATTAAAAGCTGTAACGATACAATAGATATGATATCAAACAGTACCATCACTCCAGGAAAAAATTACAGAACCGTCTACGTGTTCTGCGGAGTAGGGACAGCTTGGACGAAAATGGGAATGGAGCTGGTCCAGGATTTTGCTGTATTTGCAGACACGCTGAAACGTATTGATACATATCTGACGCCGTTGACGGGTTGGTCTATAGCAGAGAAGATAAGATCAGGCGCCGATATGGGAGATCCATTCATTAGTCACATTGGGATATTTGCCTGTCAAGTTGGACTGTCAGAGTTATGGAAACAATGGGGCATATGTCCTGATGCAATTGTTGGCCAATCTGTGGGTGAGGTGGCCGCGGCTTATAGCAGTGGAGTACTGTCTTTAGGTGATGCAGTGAAAGTCATCTACCACAGATCGAGATTACTGGCTGAATCATCCGGTGGACGAATGATGGTGGTGAGGAATACCAGTACGACAACGATAGCGGATATATGTAACAAGGTCGGCAATGTGAACATAGCTGTACATAGTAGTCCCGTGGCATGCACGATAACAGGAGGCGATACCCAAGTAGAGGAAGTAAAATCTCTGATACTCGAGGATGCTAAGAAGGCGAATGATATACCTTTCTTCCATGAACTGAAAGTTGGTTGTGCTTATCACAGTTACAAGGTGGAGACGGCAGCTGCACGCATCAAAGAAAACCTGGAAGGAATAAAAGCTAATGCGCCGAACATACCATTATATTCCACTGTGACTGGGAAAATGGCTGAAGATTTCGGAACACCTGAGTACTGGCAACAAAATGTGGCATGTCCGGTAATGTTCCATCAGGCTCTTCAGGAATCTACCAATGAGAAATCTACTCTGTTTTTAGAAATTGGCCCAAAGCCCGTTTTGAAGGCACATTTGAGTGATATATTTAAGGACGAAGATGTGACCACTATTCCTTCAATGAAATTAAACAGTGGAACGTCACAAGTGCATACAACACTAAGCGGACTGTATGCCTTCGGTATCAACCCAAGCTGGGAATCAATTGTGGATAAACAAAAGCTTTCAGACCTTCCACAATACCAGTTCGATGGTAAGAAGCTGATGGTAGAATCAGACTATCGCTTCCTCAGAAAACAAGGATTGATTGACGATTCCTCAGGTCGCTATCTTATGCTGACACAGAAGGATAAAGAAGGGGAATTCAAGGTAAATCTCAGTCCAAACTCTACACCCTTTGTATACGACCACGTAATCGACGATGCTGTAATAATTCCAGGTGCTGTGTACAGTGAAGTTGCGTATGAGCTGGGGATGAACGTATTGGGCATAGCAGCTGAGAATATGCATGTAGAATATGATATCGTCCGAGCGATTCCTTTATCAAAAGGTAAGCCAGCTACTCTCGATATGGTATCGGACATTACAGAAACAAAAGATGGTCTGACAACTATCATCTTCACGGTATCCAAGGATGATATAACCGTGGCAAAGGGATCTGTTACAAATAGAAATGACACAAAGAAGCATATGGTTCCCATTGAAGATATTTGCGTACGCACTGGAAAACACATGGAACGCCAAGAAATATACAGCGATTTGGCGAAGTACGGATATAAGTATGGCCCTCCGGTCCAGATTTTAGAATCTATAACGTTCGACAAAGACGAATGTACGGGCTATATTAACCTCACTGACGATGTATCAAAACAAATGAATCAAACTTCATTCCATCCGGCTGTTTTGGACGCCATGCTCCATTCAAGTGCTCTTAATTTCCTTTCTAATCAGAAGGACTCTTCCTACAAAATCTACCCAATCCGGGTTGGCAGCATTTCTGTGCTTCGACCTTTCGACAAGAGAATGATTTGTTATACGCAGACAATACAGAAGGTATATGACCGGATTATTACTAACATCATCCTGACTAGAATGGACGGCGTGGTATTAGCAGAGGTGAAAGAAATCGAACATCGGACTATGGACGGTAGCATTGGTGTTAATAATCTTGCGTATCAGATCACGTGGGCAGAGGAAGACATCTCCGAGGTGAATTGCGATGCAAAGgagataaataaaaaagttacaATTTGTTATAACGATACCAGCGTTCTACATACATTGAGGAATGTGTATCCCTTAGGGGAATCTTTTCGAATGCATGATGTGGCTGATGATCCATCATCTATGATTTCTGCAACGCAGAGCAAAGATGTCGAAATGATACTTTTTGTTCCTGATTCAAAGTTTGATCAAAATAGTCAAAGTAGCGAGGAAGTTTTCCGAAAGGTATGTGAAAGCTGTGAGGCTTTCCTTAATGCAATGAAGACCCTCAAAGATGTGGATAAAACTGTCATCGTAGTTACTGAAAACACCCAGACAAACGGATCAGAGACAGGGGCCGCCCAGAGAAATGTCTTTGGAGCTGAATTATGGGGTTTTTCAAGATCTTTGCGACAAGAAGGAACGAAATGCCGAACTATCCTGATCGATGTCCAACCTTCAATTGTTTCGGAAGTGAAGACACTGTACAAAGCAATACAATATCTTACTTCTGGTCAGGTTGCTACATTAACAGAATGCCTCATAGTTGAAGAACAATTGTATAGTAATTTCCTGAGGCGTAGACCACAAAGTGGATTACAGAACGAACATAGAATACTTTCAAATGACACACATCTTGACCTCCAGTTACGCTCAACTACAGCCGACAGAATTGAGAATCCTTTTCTGATACCGGCAGATCATCCCTGTGAAACAGGAAAGAATGAAATTTGTCTGATGGTCGACGAAGTATGCATTCATTCCCCCTCTGACTTTTGCGTAACAGAGTTAGATTCTAGTCTCGACAAATCGCTTTGGTCAGATTATAAAGAAGGATATCCGGTTATTGGATTGGAGTTCCTTGGAACCATCAAATCTTCAAAACATTCCAAATCGAGGCGCATGGTAGCATGTTACCCTACGAAGATTTCGAACAGAATATCTGTACCAGAACAATGTATGTGCGAAGTGGCAAACCTGTCAATGTACACACCCGGTCTGATAATAAATTCGATGTTGATGTGGACTATCGGTCTCAAGGTGAAACGAAAGTCTTCTGTTTGCATTGTGACGAATTCAAATCCTGATGATGATGCTGCTGTTGTCCTTCTCCGAGACATTTTGAAGGCCGTCAAGCACTGCCAGGTTGATGTTAAAGCAATAGAGGAACTTGAAGACGACGAAGAAGATGCATCTGAATGCAAAGTGTTCGtggtttttgaaaaatattccaAAGCAAAACTATCATGCATTTTAAAGCCTGGGCATacagttattggttttgatgATGTGTTGTCATGCTTGTCAAATCAGGCTATTCAGTTGAATTCCTGTAAAATCAATGTTCATGTTCTGAAAAAACGCAACGTGTTTGAGGAgcaaaatattatgaaaaggTTTCCAAAAGTTAAAAAGTGGCTAGAAAGACGACGGAAACACCAGGCCCTTTCTGAAAATGCCAAGAATGCATTGCAATTGCAGACCCTTAAACTGTCAAGTGCGAAGAGTGGAGAAAAGGGCGATATGGATACGATGGCAATGAGAGACAAACTCATCCATAGAAACGCAGCTTATGTTGTAATTGGAGGGATGACAGGACTCGGATGGGAAATCGTCAAGTGGCTAGGATACCAGGGCGCAGGGGTTGTAGTACCTTTATCAAGGAAAGGTCGCATTCCAGAGATGGAGGAAAAACTTCAGAATGCAATGGATTTGCACAAGTATAAGATTGTTCCAATGAGTTGCAACGTTGCCAACTATGCTGATGTTGAAAAAACGTTTTCAGATATCAAGGCTGAATATCCACATCATCCAATTAAGGGTATATTCCAGGGTGCAGGAGTGCTGAGAGACACGCGCATTGAAACCATGACAATGGACAAATTCAAAGAGGTGCTGCAGCCAAAGGTCTTGGGGACATGGAATCTACACCTTGCATCAAAGGATCTACTCTTGGATTTCTTTGTAATGCATTCTTCAACTACATCCGTCTTTGGGAATGCAGGGCAAACGAATTACGGAGCAGCCAACTCCTTCATGGATTCGCTAGCTGTCTACAGAAGAGCTAACAATATGCCAGGACAGAGCATCAATTGGGGCGCTTTAGCCATCGGGATGGCCAATGACGAAAACATACGAAATAATCTAGAAGCACAAGGATATTATGTACTTGAAACAGACAATATCAAGGAATGTCTTCTGGACTCCCTCGTCCGAAACCATAGTCAGGTCGTTTACGGTTTGTTTGACTGGAGCGTTATCGGCAAAAACCCAGCAATGATGAGGACTTCAGCATTTGACAAGGACGAAACATCAGTAGCTGGCAAGTCAGGACAAAGAAGGGCTGAAAACGTCGTGCTGGACATTGCAAAATTTATCGAAACCCCATTCGATGAACAAAGACAAATTCTCGCCAACCTCTTGTTCGATAGCGTCTCAAGGGTGTTGTCAATGGATATTGGTGAACTTGATGAAAAACAAAACCTTCTTGGACTTGGGATGGAGTCTCAAAAAGCTGTGGAACTGATTCAGGTGATGAAAGAAGCAACAGGTTGTCGTCTCCCAGTTGCATATATCCTATCTCCAGATTACACCATAGGAATGCTCATTGACTTTGCACATTCCAACATAATAGATACCTTTAACAAGGAGGAAAGCGGAACTTTAGAAATGAAAGAAGACGTAACTGGATCTCCATCATATATGGAAAAGTTTTATATCGATATGCATAAACGTAATGCGCAAGACCGAAGTGTATGGTTTAGTATTGATTTCAAACTAGGAATAGGCCTCTCAAATCTTGATGTTTGGCGTGCTGTCCTGCGCTGGATAACAATCAGAAATCCAGAGCTAAGGACCGTATATCATCTTACCAATCAGAGAGTTCGttttggaatgaaaaaaaatgtcttggACCCAGAGGATGCCAAGATCGACCTGCGCGTGGTTGATACCACAGAGATAACGAAAGACTGGACTGAGGAGGATATTGCTAAATATTGCACCTTCGACATCACTGCAGATCCGCCTTTACGCGTTCTCTATGGTAACTCTGGCAAAAGGCATCTCGTCAGGTTCGTCATGAGTCACGTCACATTCGACCTACAAAGTTTTCTGACATTATTACCACAGTTTCGATCGGACTTCCTTACCTATTTCTTCAAGAAGGACATAGCTGTGACACCGGTGGAGGTGCCAGATATATCTGAGTTGATGGAAGAACGTCTAGATGCAGATCGATTCTTCCTTGAAGACTTCTGGAAAGGCGAACTTAATAAGATTAAGAGTATTCCGTCTCTTGCAAGATCCGGAGCCCCAGCTCTGACACCGACAGAGACCGCGAAAATATCGTTGAATTTCCCAAGACAGCTGGTGGAGAAAATTCTTGCAAATGATCACAGCGTTACGGCTCCAATACTCATGTTCTGTCTGTATCAGGTTCTACTACACAGGATCACTGGTGTATCCGCTATCCCGGTTGTGTTGACTGTCGACATGCGGCGGCACTTTCCAGAGTTTATAGAAAGGATATTTCTTGGCACAAATTACGTACCCGTCATTACAGAGTTCCGTGATGGGCAAGCCACTCTCCGAGAACTCATCGCAAAATGCTCAAGCCAAGTGGCATTAACCGGAACGGGAAGTCTATACCCGTATCTACTTATTAAGAAAAATCAAGCCTTTACTGAACATTGTTGCAGGCATTTCTTCAACGTCCGGGAGATCGCATTTCACGGCGACAGAAATACAGAGTTCACTGATTACTCAATGGATAACGCTGGCTACAGTACAGATTTCCTCAACGAAATTGAAACTGCTTTGAACGTTGTGACTGATCGTCAAGCTGCATCTATGGAGTTGGTGTTGAGCTACAATCCGACTATAGTGAGCGCATCGACAGCGAAGAACATGGTCGATGACCTCCTGTTATTAGCCTGTATGAGTGTCACCAAGTCTGACTTCCGGCTAGACGAAATACCCCTGGAGTCCTGTGTGTCGGATGCTTCAGACAAAATGGACCAACATTtgtctacag TACAATTTGTGAAGGAGACTTCAAACGGATGGGAGCACCCCGCACACCTGACTGTGGACCTGGAGAAGAAGGTGCCACAGATAGCGTGGGTAAACCCTGGCAGTAAGGAGAAATCAGCTCGGAGTAAAATACCCGTCCAGTCTGTTCTCAACGTGGATACGGGAAAGGTGTATG ATTCCTGGTGTTTGATTATCCAGACACACAAGAGACGTTACTGTTTCAAGGCACCCGACTACCCTATGGTCCAGGCCTGGAGGGCTAGAATACGGAAACTTCTGACCAGGAACAGGAGTAAGGCGGACGAAATGAAACCGTTAATGGGGAGAAGTATCATGTCTGCTGATGAATTCGCAGCTTGA